In bacterium, a single window of DNA contains:
- the xseA gene encoding exodeoxyribonuclease VII large subunit, producing the protein MMKVYTVSELTMAIKDLIEGSFPPIWVEGEVTNYRPSASGHLYFDLKDEVALIQCVMWRENRMLTTIEISNGKKLRVYGELQVYAKGGRYNLNISRIYPVGIGELQIKFEELKRKLQALGLFDISHKKPIPEFAERIGIVTALDGAAIKDVINIAKRRYNGIEIVVRQSRVQGDGAAYEIAQGINEFNEYGDVDLIIVGRGGGSIEDLWAFNEEIVAYAIYNSKIPVISAVGHEVDFTIADFVADYRAPTPSAAAEIAVKDASELLENISIMDKRIKHGLTKRVNQLNEKLISIKRSYGIKRLKNLIYQKWQTIDEFHHRLSPAFVQPLVQRKTELKFLIQELEREAIQFINNRKNDVVRIEGELSGINPKATLKRGYSICYKLPQRKVVTSSKLLSKEDEVEIEFHKGKAKCEVLQIEN; encoded by the coding sequence ATGATGAAAGTATATACTGTATCAGAGCTTACGATGGCAATAAAGGACTTGATTGAAGGTAGCTTCCCCCCTATTTGGGTTGAGGGTGAAGTGACAAATTATAGGCCATCTGCCTCCGGTCATCTTTATTTTGACTTAAAAGATGAGGTTGCATTAATTCAGTGTGTTATGTGGAGAGAGAATAGGATGCTCACTACAATTGAAATAAGTAATGGTAAAAAATTACGAGTTTATGGTGAATTACAGGTCTACGCTAAAGGGGGTAGGTACAACTTAAATATTAGTAGAATATATCCTGTAGGAATTGGTGAGTTACAGATTAAGTTTGAAGAGTTAAAGCGTAAACTGCAGGCATTGGGGTTATTTGATATCTCGCATAAAAAACCGATACCCGAATTTGCTGAAAGAATAGGTATTGTCACTGCCCTTGACGGCGCTGCAATTAAGGATGTAATTAACATAGCCAAGAGAAGGTATAATGGCATAGAGATAGTTGTCCGCCAATCAAGAGTCCAGGGTGATGGTGCTGCATATGAGATTGCTCAAGGGATTAACGAATTTAATGAATATGGGGATGTAGATTTAATTATTGTCGGCCGTGGTGGTGGCAGTATTGAAGACCTATGGGCTTTCAATGAGGAGATAGTTGCCTATGCAATATATAATTCAAAAATACCTGTTATCTCAGCTGTCGGGCATGAAGTTGATTTCACTATTGCTGACTTTGTCGCAGATTACAGAGCACCTACACCATCGGCAGCAGCTGAGATTGCAGTTAAGGATGCCAGTGAGTTATTGGAAAACATAAGTATCATGGATAAGAGAATTAAACACGGGCTAACAAAAAGGGTTAATCAACTTAATGAGAAACTTATCTCTATTAAAAGGAGCTACGGGATTAAAAGACTTAAGAACTTAATTTATCAAAAATGGCAAACAATTGATGAGTTTCACCATAGATTAAGCCCAGCATTTGTCCAACCATTAGTTCAAAGGAAGACTGAACTCAAATTCTTAATCCAAGAGCTTGAAAGGGAGGCTATACAATTTATTAACAACCGTAAAAATGATGTTGTGAGAATAGAGGGTGAGCTATCAGGAATTAATCCCAAAGCCACGTTAAAACGTGGTTATAGTATATGCTATAAACTACCGCAGAGGAAGGTTGTTACAAGTAGCAAATTATTGTCAAAAGAAGACGAAGTAGAGATTGAGTTTCACAAAGGTAAAGCAAAATGTGAGGTACTTCAGATAGAGAACTAA
- a CDS encoding prolyl oligopeptidase family serine peptidase, translating into MSKFLAIVIILPTILHSLHSAFLSSIEDTIYPHKWLYAGPFSIGAREGIIGVLGSIEGFVPEEGVELPSILVQGGKVFWKSTEADSLGRVILEYKDVWWDTLQDIYGIAGVLSASYAWSKFQNNGDKRALAIVNGVGSFRLNGKVYPGNPYGDKYMVTPVLLKDRDNEIFVTVSGFGDEQFSFKFIPVASPLVIIHDATLPDIIEGELLSSWVGVSLLNTTENRLNNVEVRIGGSEYFKLNKKEINNIQPLCIKKVPLKVELICAISELKEVWLPIKVIWEGEKICEDSLKLRVRSNNESYKITFISKIDNSVQYFAILPPLNFDKDRKYALILTLHGAGVEAHGQVDAYTPKDWAFIVAPTNRRPFGFDWHDWGRLDALEVLNEVKARFPIDENRVYLTGHSMGGHGAWHIGTVQPDLFSAIAPSAGWSYLQLYVPWTLQKSELFSHPSQLAPRDMVIREDVVPVFLENALNLPIFVLQGGADNNVPPVQARILVSYLKEIGYPVHYMEVPGKGHWWDESTTPGIDCVDHSELIGFLKNRKRTPYPKHVIFKLTDIGLNNQCYWVRIDEQELLYHDSRIEANVKNDSVWVFTENIKAFTVNLVPELVPVGKINFVVDGRVLHFNFKSTCAVSFYKQRGRFTFGETRYNGLYKTLQLYGPMKQAYFTPFVLVYGTIGDSTLNHISYHNAWLQAWMWWHRANGFVELLPDTEITDVMIKEYNLILFGGPEVNSITKRINSSLPIRIKDNSVWLGKDRLQQKSLALQEIYPNPLNPNKFVILYAGTNIGGEKLSCFFSTFYSGAGIPDFVIYDHSVQKKGWAGVVTAGFFNQHWQLDKTLFYSKE; encoded by the coding sequence ATGAGCAAATTTTTAGCAATCGTAATTATTCTTCCTACTATTTTACACTCTTTACACTCTGCTTTTTTATCCTCAATTGAAGATACTATTTATCCACATAAATGGTTGTATGCTGGTCCTTTTTCTATAGGGGCAAGGGAAGGGATTATTGGAGTTTTGGGTTCAATAGAAGGCTTTGTTCCTGAAGAAGGAGTAGAGCTTCCAAGTATATTGGTTCAAGGTGGAAAAGTATTCTGGAAATCTACTGAAGCTGATTCTTTAGGAAGAGTTATCCTTGAATACAAGGATGTCTGGTGGGATACACTTCAAGATATATATGGGATTGCAGGTGTTTTGAGTGCTAGTTATGCATGGTCTAAGTTTCAAAACAATGGTGATAAAAGAGCACTGGCAATTGTAAATGGAGTAGGAAGCTTCAGACTAAATGGTAAGGTTTATCCAGGCAATCCTTACGGAGACAAATATATGGTGACACCGGTGTTACTTAAAGATAGGGATAATGAAATTTTTGTCACAGTCAGCGGGTTTGGTGATGAGCAGTTCAGTTTTAAATTTATACCCGTCGCATCTCCTCTCGTGATAATCCACGATGCAACCCTCCCTGATATAATTGAGGGTGAACTACTTTCAAGTTGGGTAGGAGTGAGTTTACTCAATACTACAGAAAATAGGCTAAATAATGTAGAGGTTAGAATAGGTGGTAGTGAATATTTTAAACTTAATAAAAAAGAAATAAATAATATTCAACCACTTTGTATAAAAAAAGTGCCATTAAAAGTTGAATTAATTTGTGCAATAAGTGAACTTAAGGAGGTTTGGCTTCCAATAAAAGTTATTTGGGAGGGAGAAAAAATATGCGAAGATAGTCTAAAATTGAGAGTCAGGTCGAACAATGAATCTTATAAGATTACATTTATTTCTAAAATAGATAATTCAGTTCAATATTTTGCTATCCTACCGCCTTTAAATTTTGATAAAGATAGGAAATATGCTCTAATTCTCACTCTCCATGGAGCTGGAGTAGAAGCTCACGGTCAAGTAGATGCTTATACTCCCAAAGACTGGGCATTCATTGTAGCACCTACAAATCGTAGGCCGTTTGGGTTTGACTGGCATGACTGGGGTAGACTTGATGCACTGGAAGTCTTAAACGAAGTGAAAGCAAGATTTCCAATAGATGAAAATAGAGTTTATCTAACAGGTCATTCAATGGGTGGTCATGGAGCCTGGCATATTGGGACTGTACAGCCTGACTTATTTTCAGCTATTGCACCATCAGCTGGGTGGTCATATCTCCAACTTTATGTTCCATGGACTTTGCAAAAAAGTGAACTGTTTTCACACCCATCTCAACTTGCTCCTCGTGACATGGTTATAAGAGAAGATGTAGTTCCTGTATTTTTAGAGAATGCACTTAATCTGCCTATTTTTGTTCTACAGGGAGGTGCTGATAATAATGTACCTCCAGTACAAGCTAGGATACTTGTAAGTTATTTAAAGGAAATAGGTTACCCAGTCCATTATATGGAAGTCCCAGGAAAGGGGCACTGGTGGGATGAGTCTACCACTCCCGGCATTGATTGTGTTGACCATTCTGAACTTATAGGTTTCTTAAAAAACCGTAAACGAACCCCATATCCTAAGCATGTTATTTTTAAGCTCACAGATATAGGACTTAACAACCAATGTTACTGGGTTAGAATAGATGAACAGGAGTTGCTGTACCATGACTCAAGAATTGAGGCAAATGTTAAGAATGACAGTGTATGGGTCTTTACTGAGAACATAAAAGCTTTTACCGTAAATCTTGTACCAGAGCTTGTTCCTGTTGGGAAGATAAACTTTGTGGTTGATGGAAGAGTATTACATTTTAATTTTAAATCAACTTGTGCAGTCTCTTTTTATAAACAAAGAGGAAGATTTACCTTTGGTGAAACCAGATACAATGGGCTCTATAAAACCCTGCAACTCTATGGCCCTATGAAACAAGCTTACTTTACACCATTTGTGCTTGTCTATGGAACTATTGGAGACTCTACTCTAAATCATATTTCTTATCATAATGCATGGCTACAAGCTTGGATGTGGTGGCATAGGGCTAATGGGTTTGTAGAGCTACTCCCTGATACAGAGATTACCGATGTAATGATAAAGGAGTACAATCTTATACTCTTTGGAGGTCCTGAAGTAAATAGCATAACAAAGAGAATAAATTCTTCGCTCCCTATTAGGATAAAAGATAATTCTGTATGGCTTGGTAAAGATAGGTTGCAACAAAAATCACTTGCACTACAAGAAATCTATCCTAATCCGTTAAACCCAAATAAATTTGTAATTCTCTATGCAGGTACAAATATTGGAGGTGAAAAACTCTCCTGCTTTTTCTCTACTTTTTATTCTGGGGCAGGTATTCCAGACTTTGTTATTTATGACCACTCAGTCCAAAAGAAAGGATGGGCTGGTGTAGTGACGGCTGGCTTCTTTAACCAACACTGGCAACTTGATAAGACACTATTTTATAGCAAAGAATAG
- the secA gene encoding preprotein translocase subunit SecA yields the protein MANVITKLFGSANERVLNSLKPIVDEINHHFEEYSGLKVDEMREFQERLHNILAEGKGWDKANELIDEMNKLSKERGAISDDELKSKTQEFKNRIKDRVKDAEKVLDELESRFERASLEERESLSSEINEAKLNLENMERQVLDELLPEAYAVVKETCRRLLGKSWMVTGHEWKWDMVPFDVQLIGAIVLHRGKIAEMATGEGKTLVATMPMYLNSLTGKGCHLVTVNDYLARRDREWMGGIYDFLGVSVGCIQTGMSPEERKPQYNCDITYGTNNEFGFDYLRDNMTWRKEDKVQRGHHYAIVDEVDSVLIDEARTPLIISGAVERVINREYARLKPVVEKVVSRQTLLVNQLIAEAEKLLADGNEKEAGIKLLQAQRGAPKNRKLMKIKKEPGVVKLIEQTEAEFLRDKKIHELDEKLYFSIDEKGNAVNHTEMGRAAIAPGNPDFFTLPDLSQELPKIDEDTKLSPREKFVAKHSIEREYAEKSERLHVINQLLKAYSLFEKDVEYVVQQDKVIIVDEFTGRLMPGRRYSDGLHQALEAKEGVAVEAETQTLATITLQNYFRMYNKLAGMTGTAETEAKEFWDIYKLDVVVIPTNKPVRRVEYNDVIYKTKREKYNAVIKEIETMHHAGRPVLVGTVSVDVSETLSRMLKRKGIPHQVLNARYHQKEAEIIALAGQAGKVTIATNMAGRGTDIKLGEGVVKCERCCIMCSDDCSKCPKKSKMIECLTKPPCGLHIIGTERHEARRIDRQLRGRCARQGDPGSGRFYLSLEDDLMRLFGSDRIAGVMARWGPPDGEPIEHRLVTRAIEGAQKRVETFNFDIRKHLLEYDDVMNRQREAIYSMRDEILEGMDLSPKVMEMIEAVVDGIVDTHTIGTYSESWDWLSLVSEIGSIFLLEFRISDEDKLNIKVEDLRERLKSVIFDFYKHRENEIGSDTMRNLERQVMLHVIDKNWKDHLYELDALKEGIGLRGYGQRDPLIEYKRESYALFEELLDSINREVVRNLFGLRFVTEEERKREAIPVGARAFKPDVTRPVLQPATVEGGVSAMGQPQIGPSILKRPYEVPRERPVVTTFKRDGQKVGRNDPCPCGSGRKYKNCCGRFA from the coding sequence ATGGCTAATGTGATAACTAAACTTTTTGGCTCTGCTAATGAAAGGGTGCTTAATAGCTTAAAGCCCATAGTAGACGAGATTAACCATCATTTTGAAGAATACAGCGGTCTTAAAGTGGATGAGATGCGTGAGTTTCAGGAGAGGCTACATAATATTTTAGCAGAAGGTAAAGGTTGGGATAAAGCTAATGAGCTAATAGATGAGATGAATAAGCTCTCTAAGGAGCGTGGTGCTATATCTGACGATGAACTTAAAAGTAAGACTCAGGAGTTTAAGAATAGAATAAAAGATAGAGTAAAGGATGCAGAGAAAGTTCTTGATGAATTAGAATCCCGCTTTGAACGTGCTTCATTAGAAGAAAGAGAGTCGCTTTCTTCAGAAATAAATGAAGCTAAATTAAACTTAGAGAATATGGAACGCCAAGTCTTAGATGAGTTACTCCCCGAAGCCTATGCAGTTGTTAAAGAGACTTGTCGTAGACTACTTGGTAAGTCATGGATGGTTACAGGGCATGAGTGGAAATGGGATATGGTGCCATTTGATGTTCAGCTTATAGGAGCAATAGTGCTACACCGGGGCAAAATAGCTGAAATGGCAACTGGTGAAGGCAAGACCCTTGTCGCAACTATGCCAATGTATTTGAATTCACTCACTGGCAAGGGGTGTCATCTTGTAACTGTTAATGATTATCTTGCAAGACGTGACCGTGAGTGGATGGGCGGTATTTACGACTTTCTTGGTGTATCAGTTGGTTGTATTCAGACGGGTATGTCGCCTGAAGAGAGGAAGCCACAGTATAATTGTGATATAACTTATGGGACAAACAATGAATTTGGCTTTGATTACCTCCGTGATAATATGACATGGCGAAAAGAGGATAAAGTGCAGCGTGGTCATCATTATGCTATAGTAGACGAGGTAGACTCAGTTCTGATTGATGAAGCACGCACTCCACTTATAATTTCGGGTGCTGTTGAGCGTGTTATAAATCGTGAGTATGCAAGACTTAAGCCTGTAGTTGAGAAAGTTGTCAGTCGTCAGACCTTACTTGTTAATCAACTTATTGCAGAAGCAGAGAAACTTTTAGCTGATGGCAATGAAAAAGAAGCAGGTATTAAATTACTACAAGCACAAAGGGGTGCTCCAAAGAACCGTAAACTAATGAAAATTAAAAAAGAACCAGGTGTAGTAAAGCTTATAGAACAGACAGAGGCTGAATTCTTGCGTGATAAAAAGATTCATGAGCTTGATGAGAAGCTTTATTTTTCAATAGATGAAAAAGGTAATGCGGTTAATCACACTGAAATGGGCAGAGCTGCTATTGCTCCCGGGAACCCTGATTTTTTCACCCTTCCCGACCTCTCACAAGAGTTACCAAAAATAGATGAAGACACTAAACTTTCACCACGTGAAAAGTTCGTCGCTAAGCATTCAATTGAGCGCGAGTATGCTGAGAAATCTGAGAGACTTCATGTTATAAATCAGCTTCTTAAGGCTTATTCTCTTTTTGAGAAGGATGTTGAATATGTAGTTCAGCAGGATAAAGTGATAATTGTAGACGAATTTACTGGCCGGCTTATGCCTGGTAGAAGATATTCAGATGGTTTACACCAAGCACTTGAAGCAAAAGAGGGAGTGGCAGTTGAGGCTGAAACTCAGACACTTGCTACTATAACGCTTCAGAATTATTTTAGGATGTATAATAAACTTGCTGGTATGACCGGTACAGCGGAGACAGAGGCTAAAGAATTCTGGGATATTTACAAACTTGATGTAGTAGTGATTCCAACAAATAAACCTGTGCGACGTGTAGAGTATAACGATGTTATTTACAAGACAAAACGTGAAAAATACAATGCAGTAATAAAAGAGATAGAAACGATGCATCATGCGGGTAGGCCTGTGCTTGTTGGTACTGTATCAGTAGATGTTTCTGAGACCCTTTCAAGGATGCTCAAACGTAAAGGGATACCACACCAGGTCTTAAATGCAAGGTATCACCAAAAGGAGGCAGAAATAATCGCACTTGCGGGGCAAGCTGGTAAAGTGACTATAGCTACAAACATGGCCGGTAGGGGAACAGATATAAAACTTGGTGAAGGTGTAGTAAAGTGTGAGCGTTGTTGTATAATGTGCTCGGATGATTGTTCAAAATGTCCTAAGAAGAGTAAAATGATAGAGTGTCTGACTAAGCCTCCTTGTGGTCTACATATAATTGGAACTGAGCGTCATGAGGCAAGACGAATTGACCGCCAGCTTCGTGGTAGGTGTGCCCGTCAAGGTGACCCTGGGTCTGGAAGATTTTATCTCTCACTTGAAGACGATTTAATGCGTCTATTTGGGTCAGATAGGATTGCAGGTGTGATGGCTCGCTGGGGGCCACCTGATGGTGAGCCAATTGAGCATAGACTTGTAACCCGTGCAATAGAAGGAGCTCAAAAGAGAGTAGAAACCTTCAATTTTGATATTAGGAAGCATTTGCTTGAGTATGACGATGTTATGAACCGCCAAAGAGAGGCAATATATTCCATGAGGGACGAAATCCTTGAGGGTATGGATTTATCACCTAAAGTGATGGAGATGATAGAAGCTGTGGTTGATGGAATTGTAGATACCCATACTATAGGTACTTATTCTGAGAGCTGGGACTGGCTTAGTTTGGTTTCCGAGATAGGGAGTATCTTTTTACTTGAGTTTAGAATTTCAGATGAAGATAAACTTAATATAAAGGTTGAAGACCTAAGGGAACGATTGAAGTCTGTTATATTTGACTTTTATAAACATCGTGAAAATGAGATTGGGTCTGATACAATGCGAAATCTTGAGCGTCAAGTTATGTTACATGTAATAGATAAGAACTGGAAAGACCACTTGTATGAACTTGATGCTTTAAAAGAGGGCATAGGACTGCGTGGCTATGGACAACGTGACCCATTAATTGAATATAAGAGAGAATCTTACGCATTATTTGAAGAGCTATTAGATTCAATAAATCGTGAAGTAGTTCGTAACCTTTTTGGGTTACGCTTTGTAACCGAGGAGGAACGTAAACGTGAAGCTATTCCAGTTGGGGCAAGGGCATTCAAGCCAGATGTCACCCGTCCTGTGCTTCAGCCTGCTACGGTAGAAGGTGGGGTATCAGCTATGGGACAGCCTCAGATTGGACCCTCTATACTTAAGCGTCCTTATGAAGTACCGAGAGAACGGCCTGTTGTTACAACTTTTAAGAGGGATGGACAAAAAGTAGGTAGAAACGACCCCTGTCCTTGTGGTTCAGGTAGGAAATACAAAAACTGCTGTGGCAGATTTGCTTAA
- the rpsH gene encoding 30S ribosomal protein S8 gives MGMTDPIADMLTCIRNALQAGHKELEVPGSCIKIGVADVLKREGYIKDYKFEPDNKQGLIKIYLKPAPVIQGLRKVSKPGRRVYTSVKKIPRVQDGFGIAILSTPQGILSDREARKAKVGGEVLAYIW, from the coding sequence ATGGGAATGACAGACCCTATAGCTGATATGCTTACTTGTATTAGGAATGCATTACAGGCAGGTCATAAGGAATTAGAGGTTCCCGGCTCATGTATAAAGATTGGGGTAGCTGATGTTCTTAAAAGGGAAGGATATATAAAAGATTATAAATTTGAACCCGATAATAAGCAAGGGCTTATAAAAATATATCTTAAACCAGCCCCTGTAATCCAGGGACTACGAAAGGTTAGCAAGCCTGGAAGGAGAGTTTACACATCGGTTAAAAAAATACCAAGAGTGCAAGACGGATTTGGAATTGCAATTCTATCTACACCTCAAGGAATTCTATCTGATAGGGAAGCAAGGAAAGCAAAAGTAGGTGGCGAAGTATTAGCTTACATATGGTAA
- the xseB gene encoding exodeoxyribonuclease VII small subunit — protein MKFEEALERLEQIVDILERGEVSLDDSLKLYEEGQSLIKFCKEKLEKAEAKVKELVKGEKEGFKLKEIKLEQDK, from the coding sequence ATGAAGTTTGAAGAAGCATTAGAGAGACTTGAGCAAATTGTAGATATACTTGAGAGGGGTGAAGTATCACTTGATGATTCACTAAAGTTATACGAGGAGGGTCAATCTCTAATTAAGTTTTGTAAAGAGAAGCTTGAAAAGGCAGAAGCTAAGGTAAAGGAACTCGTAAAGGGTGAAAAAGAAGGATTTAAACTAAAAGAGATAAAACTTGAGCAGGATAAATGA
- the rplF gene encoding 50S ribosomal protein L6, giving the protein MSRVGKYPVQIPDKVRVTIDQNKVRIEGPKGMIEREFPPQIEVAVEGKTIKVSQKGDVKNQKSIHGTTRAIINNMVTGVTQGHGRTLLIEGQGYRAKLDGKNLSLQLGYATPIQFTPPKGVEIEVPRPEMIVIRGIDKQLVGDVAARIRAIKSPEPYKGKGIRYEREYVRKKTGKKAVV; this is encoded by the coding sequence ATGTCAAGAGTAGGAAAATATCCTGTACAGATACCAGATAAAGTGAGGGTAACAATAGACCAGAATAAGGTAAGAATCGAGGGTCCAAAAGGTATGATTGAGCGTGAGTTTCCTCCTCAAATAGAGGTTGCTGTGGAAGGTAAAACCATAAAGGTAAGCCAAAAGGGAGATGTGAAAAACCAAAAATCTATTCATGGAACTACAAGAGCAATTATTAATAATATGGTTACTGGAGTAACTCAAGGCCATGGACGTACCTTACTTATAGAGGGGCAAGGCTACAGGGCAAAACTTGATGGTAAAAATTTGAGCTTACAGCTTGGGTATGCAACTCCAATACAGTTTACTCCTCCCAAAGGAGTAGAGATTGAAGTTCCAAGGCCTGAAATGATTGTGATACGTGGGATTGATAAACAACTGGTTGGTGATGTAGCTGCAAGAATAAGGGCAATAAAGTCACCCGAGCCGTACAAAGGAAAGGGAATAAGATATGAAAGAGAATATGTCAGGAAGAAAACTGGCAAGAAAGCAGTTGTATGA
- a CDS encoding thermonuclease family protein, which yields MRFIPVLFLVLTVGCSRTVKVERVIDGDTILLSNGERVRYIGIDAPETVHPIKGVEYYGIEATEANRRLVENKSVKLEFDVQKRDKYGRLLAYVYVDTVFVNAKLVSQGYAKVSTYPPNVKYQELFLRLQQEAREAGRGLWTKEIL from the coding sequence GTGAGGTTCATCCCTGTTTTATTTCTTGTTCTCACAGTTGGGTGTTCCCGGACAGTAAAGGTTGAAAGGGTTATTGATGGTGATACGATATTACTTTCAAATGGTGAGCGTGTGAGGTATATTGGGATTGATGCCCCAGAAACTGTACATCCGATAAAGGGGGTTGAATACTATGGGATAGAAGCGACTGAAGCTAATCGTAGGTTAGTTGAGAATAAAAGTGTTAAATTAGAGTTTGATGTACAGAAAAGAGATAAATATGGTAGATTACTTGCTTATGTCTATGTGGATACTGTTTTTGTAAATGCTAAATTAGTCAGTCAAGGCTATGCAAAGGTCTCTACTTATCCACCCAATGTCAAGTATCAAGAGCTATTCTTGAGACTACAGCAAGAGGCAAGAGAGGCAGGTAGAGGGCTTTGGACTAAAGAAATTCTTTAA
- the dxs gene encoding 1-deoxy-D-xylulose-5-phosphate synthase yields the protein MEYKYLSHINSPQDLKSLSIKELKELAHEIREEIIHTVSKTGGHLAPSLGVVELTLALHKVFDTPNDKIIWDVGHQTYAHKLITGRREQFHTLRTYGGISGFPRIEESEYDAFGTGHSSTSISAALGIVTARDLKGDKFKVIAVVGDGAMTAGMAYEGLNQTGFMRKDMIVVLNDNGMSISENVGGLARYLNKIIMTPAYAHLKADVWDLLGKLPKDLSERARVAARKLKEGLKSFIVPTILFEELGFEYIGPLNGHDIRTLIENFEYVKKIKGPVFVHVITEKGRGYEPAVNNPSKFHGLGSFDEVSGEVVENTLTPTYTDVFSDTIVELASNDSRIVAITAAMPDGTGLNKFRSTFPDRFFDVGIAEQHAITFSASLALQGLRPVCAIYSTFLQRGFDQLIHDICLQCIPVIFVLDRAGIVGEDGPTHHGTFDLSYLRCMPNIVISAPKDEDELRCMLYTAIKYKNGPIAIRYPKGSAFGVKLGAMRELKIGEAEVLKEGKDGVILAIGSMVYPSLQAAKELEDEKLSIGVINTRFVKPLDENLLKSVKNHKIITIEENVLNGGFGSAVLEFFNSQGIRPQLLRIGLPDQFIEHGARKILLEKYGLVSAKISQRVKEFLQK from the coding sequence ATGGAATATAAATATTTGAGTCATATTAATTCTCCACAAGACCTTAAGTCTTTATCTATTAAAGAGTTAAAAGAGCTTGCACATGAGATTCGAGAGGAGATAATACATACTGTCTCCAAGACTGGTGGCCATCTTGCTCCAAGTCTTGGAGTTGTTGAGTTGACTCTTGCATTGCACAAAGTATTTGATACCCCAAATGACAAGATAATCTGGGATGTAGGACATCAGACTTATGCTCATAAATTGATAACTGGGAGAAGAGAGCAGTTTCATACCCTTCGCACCTATGGAGGTATATCAGGTTTCCCAAGAATTGAAGAGAGTGAATACGATGCCTTTGGGACTGGGCACTCGTCTACTTCCATATCTGCGGCTCTTGGAATTGTTACTGCTCGTGATTTAAAAGGCGATAAATTCAAGGTAATAGCTGTTGTTGGCGATGGTGCTATGACCGCCGGTATGGCTTATGAAGGATTAAATCAAACAGGCTTTATGCGTAAGGATATGATAGTAGTGCTCAACGACAATGGCATGTCTATATCAGAGAATGTGGGTGGACTTGCCCGTTATTTAAATAAAATTATTATGACACCTGCATACGCTCACTTAAAAGCTGATGTCTGGGACCTATTAGGTAAGCTACCTAAAGATTTAAGTGAAAGGGCGCGGGTGGCTGCAAGAAAGCTAAAGGAAGGGTTAAAAAGTTTTATTGTTCCTACTATTCTTTTTGAAGAACTTGGATTTGAATACATTGGTCCACTTAATGGGCATGATATTAGAACTTTAATAGAGAATTTTGAGTATGTGAAAAAAATAAAGGGACCTGTTTTTGTTCATGTAATTACTGAAAAGGGTAGAGGGTATGAGCCTGCAGTTAACAATCCATCAAAATTTCACGGTCTTGGCTCATTTGATGAAGTCTCAGGAGAGGTTGTAGAAAATACTCTAACCCCTACTTATACAGATGTATTTAGTGATACTATTGTTGAACTTGCTTCCAATGACAGCAGGATAGTAGCTATAACTGCTGCAATGCCAGATGGTACTGGACTTAATAAATTCAGATCTACTTTTCCTGATAGATTCTTTGATGTTGGAATAGCTGAACAGCATGCGATTACCTTTTCTGCAAGCCTCGCTTTACAAGGCTTAAGGCCTGTATGCGCTATATACTCTACTTTCTTACAACGCGGGTTTGACCAACTAATACATGACATCTGTCTCCAATGTATACCGGTCATTTTTGTCCTTGACCGTGCTGGCATTGTCGGTGAAGATGGACCAACACATCATGGGACATTTGACCTCTCTTACTTACGCTGTATGCCAAATATAGTGATTAGTGCACCAAAAGATGAAGATGAACTTAGGTGTATGCTATATACAGCGATAAAGTATAAAAATGGTCCTATAGCAATAAGATATCCAAAGGGTAGTGCGTTTGGCGTTAAATTAGGGGCTATGAGAGAGCTTAAGATTGGAGAAGCTGAAGTATTAAAAGAAGGTAAAGATGGTGTCATTTTAGCCATAGGGTCAATGGTGTATCCATCATTACAAGCAGCTAAAGAATTAGAAGATGAAAAATTAAGTATCGGTGTCATAAATACGAGGTTCGTAAAGCCACTTGATGAAAACTTGCTCAAAAGTGTTAAAAATCATAAAATTATAACTATAGAAGAAAATGTACTTAATGGCGGATTTGGGTCAGCAGTCTTAGAATTCTTCAACAGTCAAGGAATCCGACCACAATTGCTCCGTATTGGGCTGCCTGACCAGTTCATTGAGCATGGCGCACGAAAAATCCTACTCGAAAAATATGGTCTCGTCTCTGCCAAAATAAGCCAAAGAGTGAAAGAGTTCCTTCAGAAATAG